In the genome of Leptolyngbya sp. FACHB-261, one region contains:
- a CDS encoding PP2C family protein-serine/threonine phosphatase: MSKILVVDDQPTNWLIVRRLLQDEGHQVTVAKDGAEGLLQAKQTQPDLIVCDWMMPVMDGLEMCRQLKADPDLATTFFILLTARDAITDRIRGLDAGADEFLSKPIEPNELKARVRAGLRLRQLTQDLQAQKQALELELAEAAEYVSSLLPPQLTGTVTTAARFIPSRQLGGDCFDYYWLDSEHLLIYLLDVSGHGLRAALPSISILNLLRSQSLPGVDFRQPHEVLKALNETVQISHQDDTYFTIWYGVYHQSERRLTYASAGHPPAILLSGSGAKLKTERLRTPAVPIGMFTDLQYASASCEIEPASTLYVFSDGVYEIEPDQEQAWGLDAFVDLLMTHAPASPFSWDQLLQAIQTVNGKNTFDDDFSLLKIHFS; encoded by the coding sequence ATGTCAAAAATTTTAGTAGTCGATGATCAACCCACAAACTGGCTGATTGTGCGGCGGTTACTTCAGGATGAAGGGCATCAAGTGACAGTTGCCAAGGATGGGGCAGAGGGCTTATTGCAAGCCAAGCAGACCCAGCCTGACCTGATCGTTTGTGATTGGATGATGCCAGTGATGGATGGCCTGGAGATGTGCCGTCAACTGAAGGCTGATCCAGACCTAGCCACTACCTTTTTTATTTTGCTGACGGCCCGCGATGCGATCACGGATCGGATTCGTGGTCTAGATGCTGGGGCTGATGAGTTTCTCTCCAAACCGATCGAGCCAAACGAACTGAAGGCGCGGGTGCGGGCAGGATTGCGCTTGCGCCAGCTAACCCAAGATTTACAAGCTCAAAAGCAAGCACTGGAATTGGAGTTAGCGGAAGCTGCCGAGTATGTTAGCTCTCTGTTACCGCCGCAACTCACGGGTACAGTCACTACCGCTGCTCGCTTTATTCCCTCAAGACAATTGGGAGGAGATTGTTTTGATTACTATTGGCTGGATTCAGAACATCTGCTCATTTATTTACTGGATGTCTCTGGCCACGGCTTGAGGGCAGCGTTACCCTCTATTTCAATTCTCAACTTGCTGCGCTCCCAATCTTTACCCGGTGTTGATTTTCGCCAGCCCCATGAAGTGTTGAAGGCCTTAAACGAAACTGTTCAAATTAGTCATCAGGACGATACTTACTTCACGATTTGGTACGGGGTTTATCACCAGTCCGAGCGCCGTTTAACCTACGCCAGTGCCGGTCATCCGCCCGCAATTCTGCTCTCAGGATCAGGCGCTAAGCTGAAAACGGAGCGTTTGAGAACCCCTGCCGTTCCAATTGGCATGTTTACAGACCTGCAATATGCGAGTGCTTCCTGCGAGATTGAACCCGCTAGCACGCTGTATGTTTTCAGTGATGGTGTTTATGAGATTGAACCTGATCAAGAGCAAGCTTGGGGTTTGGATGCGTTTGTAGACTTACTGATGACTCACGCACCCGCTAGCCCATTCAGTTGGGATCAGTTGCTACAAGCTATCCAAACTGTCAATGGCAAAAACACTTTTGACGACGATTTTTCCCTCCTAAAAATTCACTTCAGCTGA
- a CDS encoding WecB/TagA/CpsF family glycosyltransferase produces MTSVSLFEAGAPRTHEVLGLPVHILPDYPAWLAEQVARGQGTQVVTLNAEMAIQGERNAPLADIIHQAELVVPDGSGVVLYLRSRGLKVQRCPGIELAEALIQQAHLRGWRVLLYGGGPGVTTSVAERWQSQYPGVNIVGAWHGYLAAEEIAALSETIQRQSPQLVLVGLGVPRQEFWIAEHRHLCPSATWIGVGGSFDIWAGTKTRAPRWLRENHLEWVYRLYKEPWRWRRMLALPLFAWRAICTLASNQR; encoded by the coding sequence ATGACCAGCGTGTCTTTGTTTGAAGCTGGGGCGCCTCGCACGCACGAGGTCTTGGGCCTACCCGTCCACATCCTGCCAGATTATCCAGCTTGGCTAGCTGAGCAGGTAGCACGGGGCCAAGGCACCCAAGTAGTGACTCTGAACGCAGAAATGGCAATCCAGGGCGAGCGTAACGCTCCCTTAGCTGACATCATTCATCAGGCCGAGCTGGTGGTTCCTGATGGATCGGGTGTCGTTCTCTACTTGCGTAGCCGAGGGTTGAAAGTTCAGCGTTGCCCTGGAATTGAATTAGCCGAGGCTCTAATTCAGCAGGCTCATCTACGTGGCTGGCGTGTGCTGCTGTACGGCGGCGGCCCCGGCGTCACTACCTCTGTGGCAGAGCGCTGGCAATCGCAATACCCAGGTGTGAATATTGTGGGGGCTTGGCACGGTTATCTTGCGGCAGAGGAAATCGCCGCCCTCAGCGAGACAATCCAGCGTCAGTCTCCCCAGTTGGTTCTGGTGGGTCTAGGCGTTCCCCGCCAGGAATTCTGGATTGCGGAGCACCGCCATTTGTGCCCTAGTGCAACCTGGATCGGTGTGGGGGGAAGCTTTGATATCTGGGCCGGAACCAAGACAAGGGCACCCCGTTGGTTGAGAGAAAACCACCTTGAATGGGTCTATCGACTTTACAAAGAACCCTGGCGCTGGCGACGGATGCTGGCATTGCCACTGTTTGCTTGGCGGGCAATTTGCACGCTAGCCAGCAATCAGAGATAA
- a CDS encoding ABC transporter permease → MRRFLTKLDYLLRETLLGLRRGGWMNWAAISTVTVLLFLFGISLQTSWQLNGLLEQLGNQLEVSVYLQPEVRAQTIQVQISGLDGVADVQTVTKEAAWQGLLKELGNTDIQGATAQLEGNPLVDSLKVKARNPEQVSALASQIEQIQGIDEVQYANEAVQSLAHLNQGLGWLSLGVITVLTLTAIAVITTTIRLIVMARRREIEVMQLVGATVVWIYFPFILQGITFGLTGSAVAWGLIVGVQQFLVDILQQQPDLVQFFAESLALKPLQVLLLPLILIGFGTTVGIVGSLFAVRRFALR, encoded by the coding sequence ATGCGCCGTTTCCTCACCAAGCTGGATTATCTGTTGCGGGAAACCCTCTTGGGGCTGCGGCGGGGCGGTTGGATGAACTGGGCTGCGATCAGCACAGTGACTGTGTTGTTGTTTCTGTTTGGCATCAGCTTGCAGACCTCCTGGCAGCTCAATGGCCTACTAGAGCAATTGGGCAATCAGTTAGAAGTTTCGGTCTACTTGCAACCGGAAGTGCGGGCTCAAACCATTCAAGTCCAGATTTCTGGTTTGGATGGCGTTGCGGATGTTCAGACAGTCACCAAAGAAGCAGCTTGGCAGGGTTTGCTCAAGGAGTTGGGCAACACCGATATTCAGGGTGCAACAGCCCAGCTAGAGGGCAACCCCCTAGTTGATTCTTTAAAGGTCAAAGCCCGAAACCCGGAGCAAGTCTCAGCGCTCGCCTCTCAAATCGAACAAATCCAGGGAATTGATGAGGTGCAATATGCCAATGAGGCTGTCCAAAGTCTGGCACACCTCAATCAAGGGTTGGGTTGGCTTAGTCTAGGCGTCATCACCGTTCTGACCCTGACAGCGATCGCTGTGATCACTACGACAATTCGCCTAATCGTCATGGCTCGTCGCCGTGAAATCGAGGTGATGCAGCTGGTTGGTGCAACGGTAGTTTGGATTTATTTCCCGTTTATTTTGCAGGGAATTACCTTTGGTCTAACGGGGTCTGCTGTCGCCTGGGGTTTGATTGTTGGTGTGCAGCAATTTCTGGTCGATATTCTGCAACAGCAGCCAGATCTGGTGCAATTTTTTGCCGAGAGCCTAGCCCTCAAACCGTTGCAAGTGTTGTTGCTACCATTGATTTTGATTGGTTTTGGCACAACCGTGGGAATCGTTGGCAGTTTGTTCGCAGTGCGGCGCTTTGCCCTGCGCTAG
- a CDS encoding lipoate--protein ligase family protein produces the protein MPSSARLLPFLSAPGAAQMALDESMLTQAPALRFYTWNPPALSLGRNQRVLPHWSSLSSLGLDVVRRPTGGRAVLHQADLTYALVLPAAWLSGRRCQIYRQLCTFLIEGLREFGVELSFGCTGRGYIHNPSCFGTATDADLVLNDGRKLIGSAQVWRHGAVLQHGSIQLAPDANLWRYVFGPETPEPLGLVDLLGYSREQLPDLIQQLTESLTGKAERWLGDMPSRASVPSIAASDHGN, from the coding sequence GTGCCTAGCTCGGCGCGTCTACTGCCTTTTCTGAGCGCTCCTGGTGCAGCGCAGATGGCCCTGGATGAGTCCATGCTGACTCAGGCACCAGCTCTGCGCTTCTATACTTGGAATCCTCCTGCTTTATCCTTAGGCCGCAACCAGCGGGTGCTGCCACACTGGTCGAGCCTAAGTTCATTGGGGCTTGATGTAGTACGTCGTCCGACCGGTGGACGAGCGGTACTGCATCAAGCAGATCTAACCTATGCCCTGGTGCTGCCTGCTGCCTGGCTGTCAGGACGCCGTTGCCAAATCTACCGCCAACTCTGCACCTTCTTGATCGAGGGGTTGCGAGAGTTTGGCGTTGAATTGTCTTTTGGCTGTACTGGCCGTGGTTATATCCACAACCCCAGTTGCTTTGGCACTGCCACAGACGCTGACCTGGTTCTTAACGATGGCCGCAAACTGATCGGCAGCGCCCAAGTTTGGCGTCATGGTGCTGTTCTACAGCATGGCTCGATTCAGTTAGCGCCTGATGCAAATCTGTGGCGTTATGTGTTTGGGCCAGAAACTCCTGAACCTCTAGGTTTGGTTGACTTGCTAGGCTACAGCCGGGAGCAATTACCAGATTTAATTCAGCAACTGACAGAGAGCCTGACAGGGAAAGCAGAGCGTTGGTTGGGTGACATGCCCTCAAGGGCTTCAGTTCCTTCAATTGCTGCGAGCGATCACGGTAATTAG
- a CDS encoding YbjN domain-containing protein, translating to MDQNTSLVEQTTISADLDDETSVASHREVIQTVIGSMDQDQTALVNHSDAGDIWKFKYGSVEVFVQLTGETDDDTLTVWSSILKLPAKDESRLTRKLLEMNWVDTYEARFGIFNDEVVVLATRTVADLSPGEISRAITVVATIADDHDEVLQAEFSA from the coding sequence ATGGACCAAAACACAAGCCTGGTCGAGCAGACCACGATCAGCGCTGATCTTGACGATGAAACAAGCGTTGCCAGCCACCGCGAAGTCATCCAAACGGTGATTGGCAGCATGGACCAGGACCAGACCGCCTTGGTCAATCACAGTGACGCAGGTGATATTTGGAAGTTTAAATATGGCAGCGTTGAAGTATTCGTTCAGCTCACTGGTGAAACTGACGACGACACGCTAACAGTCTGGTCTTCGATTTTGAAATTACCCGCCAAGGATGAGTCCCGTCTGACTCGCAAGCTGCTGGAGATGAACTGGGTGGACACCTACGAAGCGCGCTTTGGCATCTTTAATGATGAGGTTGTCGTCCTGGCGACTCGCACTGTGGCTGATCTATCCCCTGGCGAAATTTCGCGAGCGATCACTGTAGTAGCAACGATCGCGGACGATCATGATGAGGTATTACAGGCGGAGTTTAGTGCCTAG
- the crtE gene encoding geranylgeranyl diphosphate synthase CrtE: MTKASIQLKHPFDLTEYLSRRQLLVEQALEESISTAYPEKLYEAMRYSLLAGGKRLRPILCLATCELLGGTVDMAMPTACALEMIHTMSLIHDDLPAMDNDDYRRGKPTNHKVYGEAVAILAGDALLAYAFEYVAEHTRGVAAERLLQVVARLGKAVAAEGLVGGQVVDLDCEGRTDVTLETLNFIHTHKTGALLEIAVVSGGILAGAGPAEVEHLTRYAQNIGLAFQIVDDILDVTATAEELGKTAGKDLTAHKATYPSLWGLEESRSQAKRLIQSAKAELEPLGPGATPLLALADYIVSRTH; encoded by the coding sequence ATGACCAAGGCGAGCATCCAGCTTAAACATCCCTTCGACCTGACCGAGTATCTATCTCGGCGGCAACTCCTGGTCGAGCAAGCCCTAGAGGAATCGATCTCGACTGCGTATCCCGAGAAGCTCTACGAGGCCATGCGCTACTCTTTGCTGGCGGGGGGCAAGCGACTGCGGCCAATTCTCTGTCTGGCAACCTGCGAGTTGCTGGGTGGCACAGTTGACATGGCTATGCCCACGGCCTGCGCCCTAGAGATGATCCACACGATGTCGCTAATCCACGACGATCTGCCGGCGATGGATAACGACGACTATCGACGCGGCAAGCCCACCAACCATAAGGTCTACGGCGAGGCTGTGGCGATTTTAGCGGGAGACGCACTGCTGGCCTACGCCTTTGAGTATGTTGCGGAACACACGCGCGGCGTAGCAGCTGAGCGGTTGTTGCAGGTGGTGGCTCGGCTCGGCAAAGCCGTTGCAGCAGAGGGCTTAGTGGGGGGTCAGGTGGTGGACCTTGACTGCGAAGGCCGCACAGACGTCACCCTGGAAACTCTAAACTTTATTCACACGCACAAGACGGGAGCCCTCTTAGAGATTGCTGTGGTTTCAGGAGGTATCCTGGCCGGGGCCGGACCTGCCGAAGTTGAGCACCTGACTCGCTATGCTCAAAACATCGGCCTCGCTTTCCAAATCGTGGACGATATTTTGGACGTTACGGCAACCGCTGAAGAATTGGGGAAAACTGCGGGCAAAGACCTCACAGCTCATAAGGCAACTTACCCTAGCCTGTGGGGACTAGAGGAATCTCGCAGTCAGGCCAAACGTTTGATTCAATCGGCCAAAGCAGAACTGGAGCCGCTCGGTCCCGGCGCAACGCCTTTACTGGCTCTAGCCGATTACATCGTCAGTCGCACCCACTAA
- a CDS encoding divergent PAP2 family protein produces MQDIGNVINNRVLLAALVACLIAQVLKLIIGYISSGKLNLRVLTETGGMPSSHSALVTALAAGVGLTEGWESIDFAMSSVFAFIVMYDAAGVRQAAGKQARILNQIIDEFFQEDHHFNEDRLKELLGHTPIQVFAGSALGVAVAWLAGPA; encoded by the coding sequence ATGCAGGACATTGGCAACGTCATCAATAATCGGGTGCTTCTGGCTGCGCTTGTAGCCTGCTTGATCGCGCAGGTGCTGAAACTGATCATTGGCTACATTTCAAGTGGCAAACTCAACCTGCGGGTCCTAACTGAGACGGGGGGGATGCCCAGTTCTCACTCGGCCCTAGTCACAGCGTTAGCAGCTGGGGTTGGTTTGACCGAGGGTTGGGAGAGTATTGACTTTGCTATGTCCTCCGTGTTCGCCTTTATTGTGATGTACGACGCGGCGGGCGTGCGACAGGCTGCAGGCAAACAGGCTCGGATTCTGAACCAGATTATTGACGAGTTTTTCCAAGAAGATCACCACTTCAATGAGGATCGCCTCAAGGAACTTCTGGGACACACCCCTATTCAGGTCTTTGCTGGGTCTGCCTTGGGTGTGGCTGTAGCCTGGCTAGCGGGACCCGCCTAA
- a CDS encoding SagB/ThcOx family dehydrogenase, whose translation MPQSDQSASPGVSGMTEPASISLHYHERTKYSPESIAANARSLDWNTQPAPFKDYPIGKILDLKPYLRAEVASANRPTSHFQWWQRLSQLLYLSYGATAVLRYAGGGVMYLRASPSAGGLYPAEVYLLSRGLWLDGQEVLGPGLYNYQVPTHSLVHFWEDSIWPQLQAGCCFHPALETTQLALATTAVFHRSAWRYEDRAYRRVFLDTGHLLGSIELACAINGFRPHLLGGFIDAALNQLLYLDADQESTITVIPLADLSDSQQYLSSGPTALASEVQVDYPVIPDGQLLSYLHRQTEIRACPIPAATAVASAELEQPDKYNFPFCLKVPTQSAAIDWGSGLGALATTVANRRSVRGAGYTGQPLTLEELRAILDFAYQPQNYQPQGLDPAPDYFELSLIETFVAVNNVEGLEEGCYYYAPQAQELRQIRFKNFRSEIHYLCLQQELGREAGAVIFQTADLRQAVSRYGERAYRYLHMDAGHLGQRLNLAAVRLSLGACGVGGFFDDQVNAVLGIPEDEAVLYITTLGRLAQQS comes from the coding sequence GTGCCACAATCGGACCAGTCCGCATCGCCTGGCGTCTCTGGTATGACTGAGCCCGCTTCCATTAGTCTTCACTATCACGAACGCACCAAGTATTCACCCGAGAGCATTGCGGCCAATGCCCGCAGCTTGGATTGGAACACCCAGCCCGCCCCCTTCAAGGATTACCCAATAGGTAAAATCCTGGATCTGAAACCGTATCTTCGAGCAGAAGTTGCCTCAGCCAATCGGCCAACCTCCCACTTCCAATGGTGGCAACGCTTATCGCAATTGCTCTATCTAAGCTACGGCGCTACAGCAGTCTTGCGCTACGCAGGCGGCGGCGTAATGTATTTGCGCGCTTCCCCTTCAGCCGGTGGCCTGTACCCAGCAGAGGTTTACCTGCTCTCGCGGGGCCTATGGCTGGACGGACAGGAGGTTCTTGGCCCAGGGCTTTACAACTACCAAGTGCCCACTCACTCCTTAGTTCACTTCTGGGAAGACTCGATTTGGCCGCAGCTTCAAGCGGGATGCTGCTTTCATCCTGCGCTCGAAACGACCCAGCTTGCCCTGGCGACTACAGCAGTGTTCCACCGTTCTGCTTGGCGCTATGAAGACCGTGCCTATCGTCGGGTCTTTTTAGATACAGGTCACTTGCTAGGCAGCATCGAACTAGCCTGTGCGATCAATGGTTTTCGTCCGCATTTATTGGGTGGCTTTATCGATGCCGCCCTGAACCAATTGCTCTATTTGGATGCTGATCAGGAGAGCACAATTACGGTTATTCCACTCGCTGACCTCAGCGATTCTCAGCAGTATCTCAGCTCTGGTCCAACAGCACTGGCATCCGAAGTACAGGTGGATTATCCCGTGATCCCCGACGGACAACTGCTGAGTTATCTTCATCGTCAAACTGAGATTCGAGCCTGTCCTATCCCTGCGGCGACAGCAGTAGCGTCGGCAGAATTAGAGCAACCTGATAAGTACAACTTCCCCTTTTGTCTTAAGGTGCCAACTCAATCTGCCGCGATTGATTGGGGCAGTGGGCTTGGGGCTTTGGCAACAACCGTTGCTAACCGCCGCTCAGTGCGCGGCGCAGGCTATACAGGCCAACCCCTGACGCTAGAAGAGCTGCGGGCAATTCTAGATTTTGCCTATCAACCTCAGAATTATCAGCCCCAGGGACTCGACCCGGCACCAGACTATTTCGAATTGAGTTTGATCGAGACATTTGTAGCAGTAAACAACGTTGAGGGTTTGGAGGAAGGCTGTTATTACTACGCACCCCAAGCACAAGAACTGAGGCAAATTCGCTTCAAGAATTTCCGCTCAGAAATCCACTACCTTTGCCTGCAACAGGAGTTGGGCCGTGAAGCAGGGGCTGTAATTTTTCAAACCGCTGATCTCCGTCAAGCGGTTAGCCGCTACGGGGAGCGCGCCTACCGCTACTTACACATGGATGCAGGCCACCTCGGCCAGCGCTTGAATCTAGCAGCAGTGCGGCTGAGCTTGGGAGCCTGTGGCGTGGGCGGCTTCTTTGACGATCAGGTCAATGCAGTGTTGGGCATTCCAGAAGACGAAGCAGTCCTCTACATCACAACCTTGGGCCGTCTTGCGCAACAGAGCTAG
- the ftsE gene encoding cell division ATP-binding protein FtsE: protein MTQAPSRPPLHLDSPRRVPIPPPLPVRPGLRTTGIEIPTAPVIQVNPTPAPLGPLRPTLIRLASVVKTYQNGSPSLKGVDLEVRQGDFLFVTGPSGSGKSTLLKLLYGEERVCQGEITVDGFDLSRVRGRQLAMLRRRIGIVFQDYKLIPRRTVSENVAFVLRAQGFDRKEIRRRLAPALRMVGLCDKADRFPEELSGGEQQRVSIARAIVGTPPLLLADEPTGNLDAANAWQVIKILKKLNSFGVTVIVTTHDENLVRISNHPVVQLRAGQLHPVRDL, encoded by the coding sequence ATGACTCAGGCCCCGTCCCGTCCTCCTTTGCATCTAGACTCACCCCGTCGGGTTCCTATTCCGCCTCCGCTCCCTGTGCGACCGGGCCTGCGCACAACAGGCATTGAGATCCCAACGGCACCTGTAATTCAGGTCAACCCCACCCCGGCACCCCTCGGCCCGCTCCGCCCAACCTTGATCCGGTTAGCTTCCGTTGTCAAGACCTACCAAAATGGCAGCCCTAGCCTGAAAGGGGTGGACCTAGAGGTTCGGCAGGGCGATTTTCTATTTGTGACGGGTCCCTCCGGTTCTGGTAAGTCAACCCTTCTGAAGTTGCTCTACGGCGAAGAACGGGTCTGTCAGGGTGAAATTACTGTGGATGGCTTTGACCTCAGCCGGGTTCGTGGTCGTCAGCTTGCAATGTTGCGCCGTCGCATCGGCATCGTGTTTCAGGATTACAAGCTCATTCCCCGCCGTACAGTTTCGGAGAATGTAGCCTTTGTCCTGCGCGCTCAGGGCTTCGACCGCAAAGAAATTCGTCGGCGTTTAGCACCGGCCCTGCGGATGGTGGGTCTATGCGACAAAGCAGATCGTTTCCCTGAAGAACTCTCTGGCGGAGAGCAGCAGCGGGTCAGTATTGCGCGAGCAATTGTAGGCACGCCACCATTGCTATTGGCAGATGAACCCACTGGTAATTTGGACGCCGCCAATGCTTGGCAGGTGATCAAGATTCTCAAAAAGCTTAACTCGTTTGGGGTAACGGTTATTGTCACCACCCACGATGAGAATTTAGTGCGCATCTCCAACCATCCGGTCGTGCAGTTGCGTGCTGGTCAGTTGCACCCTGTCCGCGATTTATAA
- a CDS encoding carboxylesterase: MGNASYAEFVADLVQSTRRREDALPLVDETCRSRLRLHPTKPARVIVFFHGFTAAPDQFDPMGEILYRLGYNVVSPLMPGHGQAGNWSADQPPPLPESPMLYKKFALDWLDRSQVLGDQMIVCGLSGGGTLAGWLAYARANQLDRAMLYAPYLGASMKVIDLIMGVSKRANPFYVSWPKVENQAPANNTARYSYPGFRLGALQAFLDLGREVLELAQRQAGAPLFIVSSESDKAVSNTDHKILFERAVKRNPRSWYIRFDRVLDIPHAMMRQVDGNQWENLLIGLTRAYLESDFTWKELGDLAVAMTKGKTVNQALTQFGWTQRATPNLPIMLTMMDKRSLVEERNASRPQQFNRGR; this comes from the coding sequence GCCGCTCTCGATTGCGGCTACACCCCACCAAACCCGCCAGAGTTATCGTGTTCTTCCACGGCTTCACAGCAGCTCCCGATCAGTTCGATCCAATGGGCGAAATACTGTATCGCCTAGGCTATAACGTCGTCTCGCCTCTGATGCCAGGGCACGGACAAGCAGGCAACTGGAGCGCCGACCAACCGCCGCCTTTGCCAGAAAGCCCGATGCTCTACAAAAAATTTGCCCTCGACTGGCTAGATCGGTCGCAAGTTTTGGGCGATCAGATGATCGTGTGTGGATTATCCGGTGGCGGCACTCTGGCTGGCTGGCTGGCCTATGCGCGGGCTAACCAACTTGACCGCGCCATGCTGTATGCACCGTATCTGGGAGCCAGCATGAAGGTGATCGATCTGATCATGGGCGTTTCTAAACGGGCCAATCCCTTCTATGTTTCTTGGCCCAAAGTCGAGAACCAAGCCCCAGCCAATAATACGGCTCGCTACAGCTATCCTGGCTTTCGTTTAGGCGCGCTCCAAGCATTCTTAGACCTGGGCCGCGAAGTGCTCGAATTGGCGCAGAGACAAGCAGGTGCGCCCCTGTTTATTGTCTCTAGTGAGAGCGACAAAGCCGTGAGTAACACCGACCACAAGATTCTGTTTGAGCGAGCCGTAAAACGTAATCCCCGCAGTTGGTATATACGCTTTGACCGCGTATTAGACATTCCCCATGCCATGATGCGGCAGGTGGACGGCAACCAATGGGAGAATCTCTTGATTGGCCTGACCCGCGCCTATCTTGAAAGCGATTTTACCTGGAAAGAGCTGGGGGATCTAGCCGTGGCTATGACCAAAGGCAAAACAGTAAATCAGGCCCTAACTCAGTTTGGGTGGACCCAGCGCGCTACGCCCAATCTGCCGATTATGCTGACCATGATGGACAAGCGCAGCCTGGTCGAAGAGCGCAACGCCAGCCGTCCGCAGCAGTTTAATCGCGGGCGCTAG
- the folD gene encoding bifunctional methylenetetrahydrofolate dehydrogenase/methenyltetrahydrofolate cyclohydrolase FolD: protein MTARVLDGKALAGTIQAELAQAVANLSERVGRPPGLAVLMVGDNPASAAYVRNKERACTRLGIASFGKHFATDISQAELSQVIQDLNTDERVDGILIQLPLPEHLDAVALLNQLDPDKDADGLHPLNLGRLVRGEPGLRSCTPAGVMRLLSETGTSLKGKQAVVVGRSILVGKPIALMLLEADATVSIAHSRTPHLGEMTRMAEVLVVAMGRPEAISEEMVRPGAIVIDVGINRVIDYEGNSRLVGDVAYEPVREVASVITPVPGGVGPMTVTMLMHNTVWSYCQRNHQPWPLSKSPCF, encoded by the coding sequence GTGACTGCGAGAGTACTCGACGGCAAAGCGTTAGCGGGAACGATCCAAGCAGAGCTAGCCCAAGCTGTTGCTAACTTGAGCGAGCGGGTGGGGCGTCCGCCAGGTCTTGCTGTTTTGATGGTGGGGGACAATCCAGCGAGCGCTGCCTATGTTCGCAACAAAGAACGGGCCTGTACTCGTCTGGGTATCGCCTCGTTTGGCAAACATTTTGCAACTGATATTAGTCAGGCTGAGCTCAGCCAGGTAATCCAAGATCTCAATACTGACGAGCGTGTGGATGGCATTTTGATTCAGCTGCCATTACCGGAGCACCTCGATGCTGTGGCTCTGCTCAATCAGCTCGACCCAGATAAAGATGCCGACGGGTTGCATCCGCTTAACTTAGGACGCTTAGTCCGAGGTGAGCCAGGACTGCGCAGTTGCACCCCGGCTGGAGTGATGCGTCTGCTTAGCGAAACTGGCACTTCTCTTAAAGGGAAGCAAGCAGTTGTGGTTGGCCGCAGCATTCTGGTCGGCAAGCCTATTGCCCTAATGCTGCTGGAAGCGGATGCCACCGTCAGCATTGCTCACTCGCGCACGCCCCATCTAGGCGAAATGACCCGTATGGCTGAGGTGTTGGTGGTGGCAATGGGGCGTCCGGAGGCGATTTCTGAAGAGATGGTCCGTCCGGGCGCTATTGTGATTGATGTTGGAATTAATCGCGTGATCGACTACGAGGGCAATTCACGACTAGTCGGGGATGTTGCCTACGAGCCAGTCCGAGAGGTTGCCAGCGTGATTACCCCTGTACCTGGCGGGGTTGGTCCCATGACGGTGACGATGCTGATGCACAATACAGTCTGGAGCTATTGCCAGCGTAATCACCAACCCTGGCCCTTGAGTAAGTCTCCCTGTTTCTAG